One Mycobacterium paraseoulense genomic window, AGGCAGTGACGTTGCGCGAGATTCAGGAGGCCGCCGGCCAAGCGAACACATCGGTAATTCGCTATCACTTCGGCTCGCGCGACGGGCTGATCCGCGCACTCATCACACACCGTCAGAGCCGACTCGGGGCTTTGCGGCAGAAGATGCTTGCGCAGATGCGGGCGGAAAGGAAGGAGGCGGACCCGCGCGCAGTGGTGTGGTTAATCGTCCGACCGATGGCGGACAGTATCCAGGCGGGCGAGATGTTTGCGCCGTTCCTCGCGCGGCTTGCCGAGGATCCCCGCGCAAAGACCGACCTGTGGCCCGATCACGTTGACGACGACTGGACGCAAGATAAGCTCGAAGAATTGGTCGAAGCGGCGCTTCAGGACATCCCGCACCGTGTCCGCCGCGGTCGCACGTTCCAGCTGTATATCAGCGTGATAAACGTTTTGGCGGAAGCGGCGCGATCCGGCCGCCTCGGCGATGCGCAGTTGCACAACTATGTCGACGGATGGGTCGGCTTGCTGACCGCGCCGGTGTCATATGAAACCCGTGGCCTGCTATCGGATCCGCGCGACGACTAAAGTCTGGCTGGCATACGTCGCCGAAGAAGACGGTCAGTGCCGCGAGATCCAGATACTCTCAAGGCATGGTCCAAGTGATGCATGTCAAAGAGCAGATCGAGATATA contains:
- a CDS encoding TetR/AcrR family transcriptional regulator, with the protein product MASLDRDVPRVPRRRNASGESTRVMLMEVAERLFATRGIEAVTLREIQEAAGQANTSVIRYHFGSRDGLIRALITHRQSRLGALRQKMLAQMRAERKEADPRAVVWLIVRPMADSIQAGEMFAPFLARLAEDPRAKTDLWPDHVDDDWTQDKLEELVEAALQDIPHRVRRGRTFQLYISVINVLAEAARSGRLGDAQLHNYVDGWVGLLTAPVSYETRGLLSDPRDD